In the Flavobacterium sp. J372 genome, one interval contains:
- a CDS encoding metallophosphoesterase family protein produces the protein MSRTLVIGDIHGSYKAFVQLLERAAVTKNDHLIFLGDYVDGWGQSPEVIDYLIELKSRYKCIFMRGNHDDLLLSWLRDGEYTEQWFTHGGRLTMECYERLPEEKKQLHILFLESLQDYYLDNDNRLFVHAGFTNLNGVKHEYFTRMFYWERTLWETALSLDISLKHEDPLYPKRFTLYNEIFIGHTPVTRINKTTPVNKANIWNVDTGAAFKGPLTILDADTKEYWQSDPVYTLYPEESGRN, from the coding sequence ATGAGCAGAACCCTTGTTATTGGCGACATCCACGGAAGTTATAAAGCGTTTGTACAGCTTTTGGAGCGGGCAGCTGTCACCAAAAATGACCACCTTATTTTTCTTGGCGATTATGTTGACGGTTGGGGGCAATCGCCTGAAGTGATTGATTACCTTATAGAGCTTAAATCCAGGTATAAATGCATATTCATGCGTGGCAACCATGACGACCTGCTGCTCTCATGGCTACGTGACGGCGAGTATACCGAGCAATGGTTTACCCACGGCGGTAGGCTTACCATGGAATGTTACGAGAGATTGCCGGAAGAGAAAAAGCAATTGCATATCCTCTTTCTGGAAAGCCTTCAGGACTACTATCTTGACAATGATAATCGCCTTTTTGTACATGCAGGGTTTACGAACCTGAACGGTGTGAAACATGAATATTTTACCCGCATGTTTTATTGGGAGCGCACGCTATGGGAAACGGCACTGTCACTCGATATATCTTTAAAGCACGAAGACCCGCTGTATCCCAAACGTTTTACGCTGTACAACGAAATTTTTATTGGCCATACACCTGTAACACGTATAAATAAAACAACCCCGGTAAACAAAGCCAACATATGGAATGTTGATACAGGCGCTGCTTTTAAAGGGCCGCTTACAATTTTAGATGCCGACACCAAAGAATATTGGCAGAGCGACCCTGTTTATACACTATATCCGGAAGAAAGTGGCAGGAATTAG
- a CDS encoding aldo/keto reductase family oxidoreductase, with protein sequence MMEINFSPIIAGCMNWGAWQANFTTAQMADLMQTCVNNGITTFDHADIYGGYTTEAEFGAAFAQSGIARDAIQLISKCGIQHTVGSRPNKVKHYDYSKNYIIWSAENSLKNLKTEYLDLLLLHRPSPLMQPDEIAEAVEKLKSSGKIRSFGVSNFTNSQTDLIRSRTKVDVNQIEFSATAYTPMLDGSLDYMQVNNIKPMAWSPVGSVFKHDTPQTQRLNKLLIDLVAKYERPADVILFAWIMQHPAGIIPVSGSIKAERLINQMKAKDLRLDLEDWFAIWTESMGEKVP encoded by the coding sequence TTGATGGAAATAAATTTTTCGCCGATAATTGCCGGCTGTATGAACTGGGGCGCATGGCAGGCTAATTTCACCACAGCCCAGATGGCAGATTTAATGCAAACCTGCGTAAACAATGGAATCACGACGTTTGACCATGCCGATATTTACGGCGGCTACACTACCGAGGCCGAATTTGGCGCTGCCTTTGCCCAAAGCGGAATTGCCCGAGATGCCATCCAGCTTATTTCAAAATGCGGAATACAACATACAGTTGGCAGCAGGCCGAACAAAGTAAAGCATTATGATTACTCGAAGAATTACATTATCTGGTCGGCAGAAAACTCCCTTAAAAACCTGAAAACTGAATACTTAGACCTGCTGTTGCTGCATAGGCCGAGCCCTCTCATGCAGCCTGACGAAATTGCCGAAGCTGTTGAAAAGCTGAAAAGCTCAGGAAAAATCAGGAGTTTTGGGGTGAGTAATTTCACCAACAGCCAGACCGATTTAATACGCTCGCGTACTAAAGTTGATGTTAACCAGATAGAGTTTTCGGCAACGGCATATACCCCAATGCTCGACGGAAGCCTTGACTATATGCAGGTTAACAATATAAAACCGATGGCATGGAGCCCGGTAGGTTCGGTTTTCAAACATGATACGCCACAAACCCAGCGCCTTAACAAACTTCTGATTGATCTTGTAGCAAAATATGAAAGGCCGGCCGATGTTATTTTGTTTGCCTGGATTATGCAGCACCCGGCAGGTATTATCCCTGTGAGTGGTTCTATAAAAGCCGAAAGGCTCATCAATCAGATGAAAGCCAAAGATTTACGGCTTGATCTTGAAGACTGGTTCGCAATCTGGACGGAAAGTATGGGCGAAAAAGTGCCTTAA
- a CDS encoding SDR family NAD(P)-dependent oxidoreductase — protein sequence MKTALITGATSGIGRATARYFAKNHFRLILCGRRDDRLAEVQDELSPLTMVHTLNFDVRSKNSTNEAIASIPDELKNIDILVNNAGNAHGLDPIESGDVADWDMMIDINLKGLLYVSQAVIPGMVERKSGHIINIGSVAGKEVYPNGNVYCATKHAVDALNQGMRMDLNQYGIRVGAINPGAVNTEFSEVRFKGDTERAANVYKGFEPLKPEDIADIITFVVTRPYHVNIADLLVLPTAQASATQIKKF from the coding sequence ATGAAAACAGCTTTAATTACAGGTGCTACCAGCGGTATTGGCAGGGCGACGGCGCGGTATTTCGCCAAGAATCATTTCCGCCTTATCCTGTGCGGGCGCCGAGATGACAGGCTTGCTGAAGTTCAGGACGAGCTTTCTCCACTCACCATGGTACACACGCTAAACTTTGACGTTCGCAGCAAGAACTCTACCAACGAAGCCATTGCTTCTATTCCCGATGAGCTGAAGAACATTGATATCCTTGTAAACAATGCCGGCAATGCCCATGGCCTTGACCCGATTGAAAGCGGTGATGTAGCCGACTGGGACATGATGATCGACATCAACCTGAAAGGCTTGCTGTATGTTTCTCAGGCTGTTATACCGGGGATGGTAGAGCGCAAAAGCGGACACATCATCAACATAGGCTCGGTTGCAGGCAAAGAAGTGTACCCCAACGGTAACGTGTACTGCGCTACCAAACACGCTGTTGACGCGCTGAACCAGGGTATGCGAATGGACCTGAACCAGTACGGCATACGCGTTGGCGCTATTAATCCGGGTGCGGTTAATACCGAGTTCAGTGAGGTGAGGTTTAAAGGTGACACCGAACGTGCTGCCAATGTTTACAAAGGCTTTGAACCGCTCAAGCCCGAAGATATTGCCGATATCATAACGTTTGTCGTGACCCGCCCTTACCATGTAAATATTGCTGATTTACTGGTATTACCAACGGCTCAGGCGAGTGCAACACAGATAAAAAAGTTTTGA
- a CDS encoding aldehyde dehydrogenase family protein translates to MATMTDQFGIQEALSKLGIKEINDGTSTGSNNYANGKIIESYSPVDGTLIAKVKASTKEDYEQAMAKATDAFKAWRLVPAPKRGEIVRQMGDELRKFKEPLGQLVSYEMGKSLQEGLGEVQEMIDICDFAVGLSRQLYGLTMHSERPMHRMYEQYHPLGTVGIISAFNFPVAVWSWNSMLAWVCGDVCIWKPSSKTPLCAVACQNIIRTVLERNDVPEGVSCLVVGNESGDLINNDKRIPLVSFTGSTRIGRHVSKTVAERFGNTILELGGNNAIIVSENADINMVLVGAVFGAVGTAGQRCTTTRRLIIHESMYDKTIEVLKSAYGQLKIGNPLDSNNHVGPLIDKGAVQDYLNAIEKAKREGGKIIVEGGVMEGEGYESGCYVKPCIIEAENHFEIVQEETFAPILYVMKYSTIEQAIELQNGVPQGLSSSIFTNNMREMELFLSHAGSDCGIANVNIGTSGAEIGGAFGGEKETGGGRESGSDAWKAYMRRQTNTINYGTQLPLAQGIRFDL, encoded by the coding sequence ATGGCAACAATGACAGACCAGTTTGGGATACAGGAAGCCCTTTCAAAACTGGGGATTAAAGAAATAAACGATGGTACATCTACCGGGAGCAATAACTACGCAAACGGTAAAATTATAGAATCATACTCACCGGTTGATGGTACGCTTATTGCAAAAGTAAAAGCTTCTACCAAAGAAGATTACGAGCAGGCAATGGCTAAAGCTACAGATGCTTTCAAGGCCTGGAGGCTGGTGCCGGCGCCTAAGCGCGGTGAAATAGTACGCCAGATGGGTGATGAGCTTCGTAAATTTAAAGAGCCTCTTGGGCAGCTTGTTTCTTATGAAATGGGCAAAAGCCTTCAGGAAGGTTTAGGCGAGGTTCAGGAAATGATAGACATCTGTGACTTTGCAGTGGGCCTTTCGCGCCAGCTATATGGCTTGACTATGCACAGCGAGCGCCCTATGCACCGTATGTATGAACAATACCACCCGCTGGGTACGGTGGGTATCATATCGGCATTCAACTTCCCTGTGGCGGTATGGAGCTGGAACTCTATGCTGGCTTGGGTTTGTGGAGACGTTTGCATCTGGAAGCCGAGTTCTAAAACCCCGCTTTGTGCAGTAGCCTGCCAAAACATTATAAGGACTGTGCTTGAAAGAAATGACGTGCCTGAAGGTGTAAGCTGCCTTGTGGTAGGTAATGAGAGCGGCGACCTTATCAATAATGATAAGCGCATACCGCTTGTATCATTTACAGGTTCAACACGCATAGGCCGCCACGTGAGCAAGACTGTTGCAGAGCGTTTCGGTAATACAATACTTGAGCTTGGTGGTAACAATGCCATCATCGTTTCAGAGAACGCCGACATTAATATGGTGCTTGTAGGCGCAGTCTTTGGTGCGGTAGGTACTGCAGGCCAGCGTTGTACAACCACACGCAGGCTTATCATCCACGAAAGCATGTACGATAAGACTATCGAAGTATTGAAGAGCGCTTACGGCCAATTGAAGATAGGTAACCCGCTTGACAGCAACAACCACGTAGGTCCGCTTATTGACAAAGGTGCCGTACAGGATTACCTGAATGCCATTGAGAAAGCAAAACGCGAGGGCGGTAAAATCATCGTTGAAGGCGGCGTGATGGAAGGCGAAGGTTACGAGAGCGGCTGCTACGTGAAGCCATGCATTATTGAGGCTGAAAATCACTTTGAAATAGTACAGGAAGAAACCTTTGCGCCGATACTTTATGTGATGAAGTACAGCACTATCGAGCAGGCTATTGAACTGCAGAATGGTGTGCCGCAGGGGCTTTCATCTTCAATATTTACCAACAACATGCGCGAGATGGAACTTTTCCTTTCACACGCAGGGTCAGACTGTGGTATTGCGAACGTGAACATCGGGACATCGGGCGCTGAAATTGGCGGTGCTTTCGGTGGTGAAAAAGAAACAGGCGGCGGCCGCGAGAGTGGCTCTGATGCCTGGAAAGCTTACATGCGCAGGCAGACCAATACCATAAACTACGGTACGCAGCTGCCACTGGCACAGGGCATACGCTTTGATTTGTAA
- a CDS encoding MoxR family ATPase, with product MEQNTSAINIQAINEKIERESAFVDLLTMEMNKVIVGQKTMIERLLIGLLGQGHILLEGVPGLAKTLAINTLSQAVHGSFSRIQFTPDLLPADVVGTMIYNIKQNEFSIKKGPIFANFVLADEINRAPAKVQSALLEAMQEKQVTIGEQTFKLERPFLVMATQNPVEQEGTYPLPEAQVDRFMLKTVIDYPKMDEERLVIRQNLKGSHATVNQVASLEQIARAQQAVREVYMDEKIEKYILDLVFATRFPEQYKLEKVKPLISFGASPRGSINLAMAAKCHAFIKRRGFVIPEDVRAVVYDVLRHRVGVTYEAEAENITSVDIINKIVNEVEVP from the coding sequence ATGGAACAAAATACTTCCGCAATAAACATACAGGCCATCAATGAAAAAATAGAACGCGAAAGCGCTTTTGTTGACCTCCTGACAATGGAGATGAACAAAGTGATTGTTGGCCAAAAAACCATGATAGAAAGGTTGCTTATCGGCCTGCTCGGGCAAGGGCACATTTTGCTTGAGGGTGTCCCCGGGCTTGCCAAAACGCTTGCCATCAATACACTAAGCCAGGCAGTGCATGGCAGCTTCAGCCGCATCCAGTTCACGCCCGATTTGCTGCCGGCAGACGTGGTTGGTACCATGATATACAACATAAAGCAAAACGAGTTTTCCATAAAGAAAGGGCCAATCTTCGCCAACTTCGTATTGGCCGATGAGATTAACCGTGCTCCGGCCAAAGTACAATCGGCATTACTTGAAGCCATGCAGGAAAAGCAGGTAACCATTGGCGAGCAGACCTTTAAGCTGGAGCGCCCGTTTCTGGTAATGGCAACGCAAAACCCGGTAGAGCAGGAGGGAACGTATCCGTTGCCGGAAGCGCAGGTAGACCGTTTCATGCTGAAGACGGTTATCGATTACCCTAAAATGGATGAAGAGCGCCTGGTAATCCGCCAGAACCTGAAGGGCAGCCACGCCACGGTAAATCAGGTAGCATCGCTGGAGCAGATAGCCCGCGCGCAGCAGGCAGTGCGCGAGGTGTACATGGACGAAAAAATAGAAAAATATATACTGGACCTGGTATTCGCCACCCGTTTCCCTGAGCAGTACAAGCTGGAGAAAGTAAAGCCGCTCATCAGTTTCGGCGCATCGCCAAGGGGTAGCATCAACCTGGCCATGGCGGCAAAATGCCATGCCTTCATCAAGCGCAGGGGCTTCGTAATCCCTGAAGATGTTCGAGCCGTGGTGTATGATGTGCTTCGCCACCGTGTGGGTGTAACCTATGAGGCAGAGGCTGAAAACATCACATCGGTTGATATCATCAACAAGATTGTGAATGAGGTTGAGGTGCCATAG
- a CDS encoding BatD family protein, with product MYKLKTLYILLAMLAGFVSYAQQNGVTATLDKDTIKIGAQANLTIKATVNSNTKVNFPTGKSFGMLEVLEAYPTDTVKKGALLELSKKYGITQFDPGKYTIPPLTVVIGKKLVDTKPVTLEVKDVVVDTLKQKMYDIKPVIAGPAPSLWWLYVLIAIAVGVLGYFGWKWYKKRKPRQKKGEVIIELSPIEKATTHLQELEQKSLLQKGAVKEYYSELTDIARTYIEEAIEIPAMESTTGELIEAMQKTTQKKKSGFRKKYLQSLKRCCVQLTW from the coding sequence ATGTATAAACTGAAGACACTATATATCTTATTGGCAATGCTGGCGGGTTTTGTATCCTATGCCCAGCAAAACGGCGTTACCGCAACGCTTGATAAAGACACCATAAAAATAGGGGCACAGGCTAATCTTACAATCAAAGCTACCGTAAACAGCAACACAAAAGTCAATTTCCCGACAGGAAAATCTTTCGGTATGCTCGAAGTGCTTGAGGCTTACCCGACAGATACCGTGAAGAAAGGTGCACTGCTGGAACTATCTAAAAAGTATGGCATCACTCAGTTCGATCCCGGTAAATACACCATCCCGCCGCTTACGGTTGTCATCGGTAAAAAGCTTGTCGATACAAAGCCCGTTACCCTTGAAGTTAAGGATGTTGTTGTTGATACGCTGAAGCAGAAGATGTATGACATAAAGCCTGTAATTGCCGGGCCTGCACCAAGCCTTTGGTGGCTGTATGTGCTGATTGCGATTGCCGTTGGCGTGTTGGGATACTTCGGGTGGAAATGGTATAAGAAAAGAAAACCAAGGCAGAAGAAAGGCGAGGTAATAATCGAACTTTCGCCAATTGAAAAAGCAACAACTCATTTACAGGAGCTGGAACAAAAGTCGTTGCTTCAAAAAGGCGCGGTAAAAGAATACTACAGTGAGCTGACTGATATTGCCCGTACTTACATTGAAGAGGCCATTGAAATCCCGGCGATGGAGAGCACTACAGGCGAGCTCATCGAGGCGATGCAGAAAACTACGCAAAAGAAAAAATCCGGCTTTCGGAAGAAATATTTGCAAAGCTTGAAAAGGTGCTGCGTACAGCTGACATGGTGA
- a CDS encoding PcfJ domain-containing protein produces MDTLKETAATHAFSMGFRAMVERASQQPAGIVGYENTIESAVRVEFARMGNRAWRRDVFKGLLLLLHTKKCYKLLQNPEFITIVSNISVFGDKMVNDPSSWKLDALSPEGQLSSLIRHCFARYEVPEFMEYAFACNNRIHMLWYVQMGRGDSVKKLSGFPVEFTGRMENIFRLTTNAFTIPEAIRRAQALAYGTTEDVANVVAWSNISDTFEDETFRAEAIRFAAMVRVEIGINDLNEVWEYIFAMKAENKAYTLKGRTWAAVCRNARAWHLDMARKREAANYREWDRRMLNDFTLETEMATFKVVQLTNSVELYEEGYEMSHCVADYVQDCLDGTSAIFSLRKQMKGQVEFERLGTIELQLETRRIVQAQAKYNDELCEEAESVMQQWAAKENSGIGHEEECVANLPEAQVRAAIRAENSVALRIIVFILLKILLNILEKSCQH; encoded by the coding sequence ATGGACACTTTAAAAGAAACGGCAGCAACACATGCGTTCAGCATGGGTTTTAGGGCGATGGTCGAAAGGGCTTCGCAGCAACCTGCAGGCATTGTTGGTTATGAAAATACTATAGAAAGCGCTGTCAGGGTAGAATTTGCCCGGATGGGGAACAGGGCATGGAGGCGCGATGTTTTCAAAGGTTTGTTGCTATTGCTGCATACCAAAAAATGTTACAAGCTGTTACAAAACCCGGAGTTCATAACCATAGTTTCAAATATCTCTGTATTTGGCGATAAAATGGTGAATGACCCATCATCATGGAAACTTGATGCCCTTAGCCCTGAAGGCCAGCTTTCATCGCTGATAAGGCACTGTTTTGCGAGATACGAGGTGCCTGAGTTTATGGAGTACGCTTTTGCCTGCAACAACAGGATACACATGCTTTGGTATGTGCAGATGGGCAGGGGAGATTCTGTAAAAAAACTTAGTGGTTTCCCTGTAGAATTTACCGGACGGATGGAGAATATCTTCAGGCTTACAACTAATGCATTTACTATACCTGAAGCAATAAGGCGCGCACAGGCACTGGCGTACGGCACTACTGAAGATGTGGCTAACGTGGTGGCATGGTCAAACATCAGCGATACGTTTGAAGATGAAACCTTCAGGGCAGAGGCAATAAGGTTTGCCGCAATGGTGAGGGTTGAAATTGGCATAAACGATTTGAACGAAGTATGGGAATACATCTTTGCAATGAAAGCCGAGAATAAGGCTTACACATTAAAAGGCCGTACATGGGCTGCAGTTTGCCGTAACGCGAGAGCGTGGCACCTTGACATGGCGCGGAAAAGGGAGGCTGCAAACTACCGCGAATGGGATAGGAGAATGTTAAACGACTTTACTCTTGAAACCGAAATGGCTACCTTTAAGGTAGTGCAGCTTACCAACTCTGTGGAGTTGTATGAAGAAGGCTACGAGATGTCGCACTGTGTGGCCGATTATGTGCAGGATTGCCTTGACGGTACCAGCGCCATCTTCTCTTTGCGGAAGCAGATGAAGGGCCAGGTTGAATTTGAAAGGCTTGGTACTATTGAGTTGCAGTTGGAAACCCGAAGGATTGTACAGGCACAGGCAAAGTATAATGATGAATTGTGCGAGGAGGCTGAAAGCGTGATGCAGCAATGGGCGGCAAAGGAGAACTCTGGTATTGGCCATGAAGAAGAGTGTGTCGCGAACCTTCCCGAAGCACAGGTCCGGGCAGCCATACGGGCTGAAAATAGTGTGGCTTTGCGTATCATCGTCTTCATACTGTTGAAAATATTGTTGAATATACTTGAAAAGTCATGCCAACACTAA
- a CDS encoding RtcB family protein — protein sequence MAKLKLRGKDLKDIGYPQTKAISLALDAMEKYYKKETRPKALAALKDVLTYPDNYLTHDAFSKVAKALLENKHTESRALNTERAPFKIYGEDQIEQGAKDQLYTALTLPVSRKGALMPDGHQGYGLPIGGVLATENAVIPYGVGVDIGCRMCLSIYDIAPSYLEGHKDKYIKILQEHTKFGANEVQKKPSPHDIFDREEFRTIPVVKRLKDRAVQQLGSSGGGNHFVEFGLVEISEEDNDFNVPPGKYVGVLSHSGSRGLGANVAKHYTDLAMKHTPLPKEARHLGWLDLATQEGQEYWLAMNLAGDYASACHHDIHKRIASALGEKPLAIIENHHNFAWKELVDGQELIVHRKGATPAGKNVMGIIPGSMTAPGYIVKGLGNEQSLNSASHGAGRQMSRTVAKRNITHSELHKTLADYGVTLLGAGLDEAPMAYKDITKVMAQQKDLVSLSGTFHPKIVRMDKA from the coding sequence ATGGCAAAATTAAAATTAAGAGGTAAAGACCTCAAAGATATAGGGTATCCGCAGACTAAGGCAATAAGCCTGGCGCTGGATGCCATGGAAAAATATTATAAAAAAGAAACCAGACCCAAAGCGCTCGCTGCGCTTAAGGATGTATTAACGTATCCTGATAATTACCTTACCCATGACGCATTTTCCAAGGTGGCGAAGGCTTTGCTGGAGAACAAACACACGGAATCAAGAGCGCTAAACACTGAGCGGGCTCCATTCAAAATATACGGCGAAGACCAGATAGAGCAAGGGGCGAAAGACCAGTTGTACACGGCCTTAACATTACCGGTGTCGCGTAAAGGAGCACTTATGCCTGACGGGCACCAGGGTTATGGTTTGCCAATTGGTGGTGTGCTGGCGACCGAAAACGCAGTAATTCCATACGGCGTGGGTGTCGATATTGGATGCCGGATGTGCCTTAGTATTTATGACATTGCGCCATCTTACCTTGAGGGGCACAAGGATAAGTATATTAAGATACTGCAGGAGCATACAAAGTTTGGTGCGAATGAAGTTCAGAAAAAGCCATCTCCCCATGATATTTTTGACAGGGAAGAGTTCAGGACGATTCCCGTTGTAAAACGGCTGAAAGACCGTGCCGTACAGCAATTAGGAAGTTCCGGCGGGGGCAACCATTTCGTAGAATTCGGGTTGGTAGAAATTTCAGAAGAAGATAATGATTTCAATGTGCCGCCGGGTAAGTATGTAGGAGTATTGTCGCACAGCGGTTCCCGCGGGCTTGGGGCCAATGTTGCCAAACATTACACCGATCTTGCAATGAAGCATACACCATTGCCTAAAGAAGCGCGCCACCTTGGCTGGCTTGATCTTGCTACGCAGGAAGGGCAGGAGTACTGGCTGGCAATGAACCTTGCGGGTGATTATGCTTCAGCCTGCCACCATGATATACATAAGCGTATTGCTTCCGCTTTGGGTGAAAAGCCATTGGCAATAATTGAAAATCACCACAACTTTGCCTGGAAAGAACTAGTCGATGGCCAGGAACTCATAGTTCACCGCAAGGGTGCTACACCGGCGGGCAAAAATGTTATGGGTATCATTCCCGGCAGTATGACCGCACCCGGCTATATCGTGAAAGGGCTGGGGAATGAGCAATCTCTTAACTCGGCATCACACGGCGCCGGGAGGCAAATGTCGCGCACAGTCGCAAAGAGAAACATCACCCACAGCGAGCTGCATAAAACGCTTGCAGACTATGGAGTGACTTTGCTAGGCGCGGGACTTGACGAAGCTCCTATGGCCTATAAAGACATTACTAAAGTTATGGCGCAGCAAAAAGATCTGGTATCATTATCAGGAACATTCCACCCGAAGATTGTGAGGATGGATAAGGCTTAG